The Schistocerca serialis cubense isolate TAMUIC-IGC-003099 chromosome 12, iqSchSeri2.2, whole genome shotgun sequence region tcgggtggcagggatttcgggtggcagggatttcgggtggcagggatttggggTGGCAGGGATTACGGGTGGCAGGGTTTTGGGGTGGCAGGGATttggggtggttggttggttgtttaggggaaggagaccagacagcgaggtcattggtctcatcgtattagggaaggacggggaaggaagtcggccgtgccctttgaaagggaaccatcccagcatttgcctggagcgatttagggaaattacggaaaacctaaatcaggatatccggacgcgggattgaaccgtcgtcctcccgattgcgagtacAGTGTCTAatttggggtggcagcgagttcGGGGCGGCGgcgagtttggggcggcagcgagtttggggcggcagggagtttggggcggcagcgagtttggggcggcagggagtttggggcggcagcgagtttggggcggcagcgGGTTTGGGGCGGCAGCGGGTTTGGGGCGGCAGCGGGTTTGGGGCGGCAGCGGGTTTGgggcggcagcgagtttggggcggcagcgagtttggggcggcAGGGATTTCGGGCGGCAGGGATTTCGGGCAGCAGGGATTTCGggcggcagggatttcgggtggcagggatttcgggtggcagggatttcgggtggcagggatttcgggtggcagggatttcgggtggcagggatttcgggtggcagggatttcgggtggcagggatttcaagTGGCAGAGATTTCGGGTGGCAGTGATTTCGGGTGGCAGTGATTTCGGGTGGCAGTGATTTCGGGTGGCAGTGATTTCGGGTGGCAGTGATTTCGGGTGGCAGTGATTTCGGGTGGCAGTGTTTTGGGGTAGCAGTAATttggggtggttggttggttgtttaggggaaggagaccagacagcgagtacatcggtctcatcgtattagggaaggatgggaaaggaagtcggccgtgccctttgaaagggaaccatcccagcatttgcctggagcgatttagggaaatcacggaaaacctaaatcaggatggccggacgccggattgaaccgtcgtcctcccgattgcgagtcaagTGTCTAGTTtagggtggcagccagtttggggtggcagccagtttggggcggcagccagtttggggcggcagccagtttggggcggcagccagtttggggcggcagccagtttggggcggcagccagtttggggcggcagccagtttggggcggcagccagtttggggcggcagcgagtttggggcggcagcgagtttggggcggcagcgagtttggggcggcagcgagtttggggcggcagcgagtttggggcggcagcgagtttggggcggcagcgagtttggggcggcagcgagtttggggcggcagcgagtttggggcggcagcgagtttggggcggcagcgagtttggggcggcagcgagtttggggcggcagcgagtttggggcggcagcgagtttggggcggcATCGAGTTTGGGGCGGCATcgagtttggggcggcagcgagtttggggcggcAGGGATTTCGGGCGGCAGGGATTTCGggcggcagggatttcgggtggcagggatttcgggtggcagggatttcgggtggcagggatttcgggtggcagggatttcgggtggcagggatttcgggtggcagggatttcgggtggcagggatttcgggtggcagggatttcgggtggcagggatttcgggtggcagggatttcgggtggcagggatttcgggtggcagtgaTTTCGGGTGGCAGTGATTTCGGGTGGCAGTGATTTCGGGTGGCAGTGATTTCGGGTGGCAGTGATTTCGGGTGGCAGTGATTTCGGGGTAGCAGTAATttggggtggttggttggttgtttaggggaaggagaccagacagcgagtacatcggtctcatcgtattagggaaggatgggaaaggaagtcagccgtgccctttgaaagggaaccatcccagcatttgcctggagcgatttagggaaatcacggaaaacctaaatcaggatggccggacgccggattgaaccgtcgtcctcccgattgcgagtcaagTGTctagtttggggtggcagccagtttggggtaaAAGCCAGTttcgggtggcagccagtttggggtggcagccagtttggggtggcagccagtttggggtggcagccagtttggggtggcagccagtttggggtggcagccagtttggggtggcagccagtttggggtggcagccagtttggggtggcagccagtttggggcggcagccagtttggggcggcagccagtttggggcggcagccagtttggggtggcagcgagtttggggtggcagcgagtttggggtggcagcgagtttggggtggcagcgagtttggggtggcagcgagtttggggtggcagtgagtttggggtggcagcgagtttggggtggcagggatttcgggtggcagggatctcgggtggcagggatttcgggtggcagggatttcgggtggcagggatttggggtggttggttggttgtttaggggaaggagaccagacagcgaggtcatcggtctcatcgtattagggatggacggggaaggaagtcaaccgtgcccttttaaagtgaaccatcccagcatttgcctatagcgatttagggatatcacggaaaacctaaatcaggatggccggacgcgggattgaaccgtcgtcctcccgattgcgagtcaagTGTCTAATTTGGGGTTGCAGCGAGTTCGGTGTGGCGGCGAGTTCGGGGCGGCAGCGAGTTCGGGGCGGCAGCGAGTTTGTGGCGGCAGAGAGTTTGGGGCGGCAGAgagtttggggcggcagcgagtttggggcggcagcgagtttggggcggcagcgagtttggggcggcagcgagtttggggcggcagcgagtttggggtggcagccagtttggggtggcagagAGTTTAaggtggcagcgagtttggggtggcagcgagtttggggtggcagcgagtttggggtggcagcgagtttggggtggcagcgaatttggggtggcagggatttcgggtggcagggatttcgggtggcagggatttcgggtggcagggatttcgggtggcagggatttcgggtggcaggattttggggtggcagggatttggggtggttggttggttgtttaggggaagacgaccagacagcaaagtcatcggtctcatcgtattagggaaggacggggaaagaagtcggccgtgccctttgaaagggaaccatcccagcatttgcctggagcgatttagggaaatcacggaaaacctaaatcaggatggccggacgccggattgaaccgtcgtcctcccgattgcgagtcaagTGTctagtttggggtggcagccagtttggggtggaagccagtttggggtggcagccagtttggggtggctggcagtttggggtggcagccagtttggggtggcagccagtttggggtggcagccagtttggggtggcagccagtttggggtggcagccagtttggggtggcagccagtttggggttgcagccagtttggggttgcagccagtttggggttgcagccagtttggggttgcagccagtttggggcggcagccagtttggggcggcagccagtttggggcggcagcgagtttggggcggcagcgagtttggggtggcagcgagtttggggtggcagcgagtttggggtggcagcgagtttggggtggcagcgagtttggggtggcagcgagtttggggtggcagcgagtttggggtggcagggatttcgggcgGCAGGGATCTCGGGTGGCAGGGAtctcgggtggcagggatttcgggtggcagggatttcgggtggcagggatttggggtggttggttggttgtttaggggaaggagaccagacagcgaggtcatcggtctcatcgtattagggatggacggggaaggaagtcagccatgcccttttaaagtgaaccatcccagcatttgcctatagcgatttagggatatcacggaaaacctaaatcaggatggccggacgcgggattgaaccgtcgtcctcccgattgcgagtcaagTGTCTAATTTGGGGTTGCAGCGAGTTCGGGGTGGCGGCGAGTTCGgggcggcagcgagtttggggcggcagcgagtttggggcggcagcgagtttggggcggcagcgagtttggggcggcagcgagtttggggcggcagcgagtttggggcggcagcgagtttggggcggcagcgagtttggggcggcagcgagtttggggcggcagcgagtttggggcggcagcgagtttggggcggcagcgagtttggggcggcagcgagtttggggcggcagcgagtttggggcggcattgagtttggggcggcagcgagtttggggcggcagcgagtttggggcggcagcgagtttggggcggcagcgagtttggggtggcagccagtttggggtggcagagAGTTTAaggtggcagcgagtttggggtggcagcgagtttgaGGTGGCAGCGAGTTTGGCGTGGCAGCGAATTTGGGGTGGCAGCGAAtttggggtggcagggatttcgggtggcagggatttcgggtggcagggatttcgggtggcagggatttcgggtggcagggagttCGGGTGGCAGGGAGTTCGGGTGGCAGGGAGTTCGGGTGGCAGGGAGTTCGGGTGGCAGGGAGTTCGGGTGGCAGGGAGTTCGGGTGGCAGGGAGTTCGGGTGGCAGGGAGTTCGGGTGGCAGGGAGTTCGGGTGGCAGGGAGTTTGGGTGGCAGGGAGTTCGGGTGGCAGGGAGTTCGGGTGGCAGGGAGTTCGGGTGGCAGGGTTTTCGGGTGGcggggatttcgggtggcagggatttcgggtggcaggaaTTTCGGGTGGCAGGGTTTTGGGGTGGCAGGGATTTGGGGTGGCAGGGATTTGGGGTGGCAGGGCTttggggtggttggttggttgtttaggggaaggagaccagacagcgaagtcattggtctcatcgtattagggaaggacagggaaggaagtcggccgtgacctttgaaagggaaccatcccagcatttgcctggagtgatttagggaaatcacggaaagcctaaatcaggatggccggatgcgagatcaaaccgtcgtcctcccgattgtgaGTCAAGTGTCtaatttggggtggcagccagtttggggtggcagccagtttggggtggcagccagtttggggtggcagccactttggggtggcagccactttggggtggcagccactttggggtggcagccactttggggtggcagccactttggggtggcagcgagtttggggtggcagccagtttggggtggcagccagtttggggtggcagccagtttggggtggcagccagtttggggtggcagccagtttggggtggcagccagtttggggtggcagagAGTTTAaggtggcagcgagtttggggtggcagcgagtttggcGTGGCAGCGAGTTTGtggtggcagcgagtttggggtggcagggatttcgggtggcagggatctcgggtggcagggatttcgggtggcagggatttcgggtggcagggatttggggtggttggttggttgtttaggggaaggagaccagacagcgaggtcatcggtctcatcgtattagggatggacggggaaggaagtcagccatgcccttttaaagtgaaccatcccagcatttgcctatagcgatttagggatatcacggaaaacctaaatcaggatggccggacgcgggattgaaccgtcgacctcccgattgcgagtcaagTGTCTAATTCGGGGTTGCAGCGAGTTCGGGGTTTCGGCGAGTTCGGGTTTTCGGCGAGTTCGgggcggcagcgagtttggggcggcagcgagtttggggcggcagcgagtttggggcggcagcgagtttggggcggcagcgagtttggggcggcagcgagtttggggcggcagcgagtttggggcggcagcgagtttggggcggcagcgagtttggggcggcagcgagtttggggcggcagcgagtttggggcggcagcgagtttggggcggcagcgagtttggggcggcagcgagtttggggtggcagaGAGTTTAaggtggcagcgagtttggggtggcagcgagtttgaGGTGGCAGCGAGTTTGGCGTGGCAGCGAATTTGGGGTGGCAGCGAATTTGGGGTGGCAGGGATtacgggtggcagggatttcgggtggcagggatttcgggtggcagggagttcgggtggcagggagttcgggtggcagggagttcgggtggcagggag contains the following coding sequences:
- the LOC126428371 gene encoding loricrin-like; this translates as MWQLHQVGLTGSWAGRQLAWQDVGPAGRPSGAELARRGPWRGADLGEFGAAASLGWQPVGGGSQLGVAASSRRQPVRGGSQFAAAASSRRQPVRGGSQFGAAASSGWQPDWGGSQFGVAASLGWQPPVWGGSQFGAAASLGRQPVWGGSQFGAAASLGRQPVWGGSQFGAAASLGRQRVWGGSEFGAAASLGRQRVWGGSEFGAAASLGRQRVWGGSEFGAAASLGRQRVWGGSEFGAAASLGRQRVWGGIEFGAASSLGRQRVWGGRDFGRQGFRAAGISGGRDFGEFGVAASSGRQRVWGGSEFGAAASLGRQRVWGGSEFGAAASLGRQRVWGGSEFGAAASLGRQRVWGGSEFGAAASLGRQRVWGGSEFGAALSLGRQRVWGGSEFGAAASLGRQRVWGGSQFGVAESLRWQRVWGGSEFEVAASLAWQRIWGGSEFGVAGISGGRDFGWQGFRVAGISGGREFGWQGVRVAGSSGGREFGWQGVRVAGSSGGREFGWQGVRVAGSSGGREFGWQGVRVAGSSGGREFGEFGVSASSGFRRVRGGSEFGAAASLGRQRVWGGSEFGAAASLGRQRVWGGSEFGAAASLGRQRVWGGSEFGAAASLGRQRVWGGSEFGAAASLGWQRV